From the genome of Vicia villosa cultivar HV-30 ecotype Madison, WI linkage group LG2, Vvil1.0, whole genome shotgun sequence, one region includes:
- the LOC131653601 gene encoding disease resistance protein RPV1-like, whose protein sequence is MQGVEASNSSMDHNHNQSCRYDVFISFRDPDTRNKFVDHLYGHLTRKGIFAFKVDKRLKKGESLSPQLLQAIKNSRISIVVFSERYAESTWCLEEMATIAECRKEFNQKVFPIFYDVDPSHVRHRSGLYQNAFDLYRMRFKHDQNKVGRWSNAMKVLANLVGWNIRNKDKPEPTRFRGILGIGICLFRTVKSFNFCN, encoded by the exons atgCAAGGAGTTGAAGCTTCCAATTCTTCCATGGATCATAATCACAATCAGAGCTGTAGATATGACGTGTTTATCAGTTTCAGAGATCCTGACACACGAAACAAATTTGTCGACCATCTTTATGGTCATCTAACTAGAAAAGGTATTTTTGCCTTCAAGGTTGATAAAAGGCTTAAGAAAGGAGAATCCCTTTCCCCGCAACTTCTACAAGCAATTAAAAATTCACGGATTTCTATTGTTGTCTTCTCTGAAAGATATGCGGAGTCTACATGGTGTTTAGAAGAGATGGCTACGATTGCTGAATGCCGTAAAGAATTCAATCAAAAAGTATTTCCTATTTTTTATGATGTCGATCCATCTCATGTACGACATCGGAGTGGGCTGTACCAAAACGCCTTTGATTTATACCGGATGAGATTCAAACATGATCAGAATAAGGTTGGGAGGTGGAGTAATGCTATGAAAGTTTTAGCTAACTTAGTCGGATGGAATATCAGGAACAA AGACAAACCCGAACCTACGAGATTCAGAGGCATACTTGGAATAGGAATCTGCCTGTTTCGGACTGTGAAAAGCTTCAACTTTTG CAACTAA
- the LOC131653600 gene encoding disease resistance protein RUN1-like has translation MQGAEASNSSMDYSNNQSCRYDVFISFRGPDTRNKFVDHLYNHLTRKGIFAFKDDKRLEKGESLSPQLLRAIKNSRISIVVFSERYAKSKWCLEEMATIAECRIELNQKVFPVFYDIDPSDVRNQNGVYENTLNVDRMSSKHGWNKAVRWVKAMRVLANLVGWDVRNKPESIEIENIVQAIIKTLNHKFSGFTTDLVGIQPRIEELEKLLRLSSKDDDFRVLGIWGMGGVGKTTHAAVLYDRISYQFDACCFINNTGKLYIDGGVVAVQKQILRQALDERNLDSYDTGEIAGIMINRLQSGIKVLLVLDNVDQYEQLEELAIDPKLLCKESRIIITTRDEHILRVYGVDKIHKVPLLNSNDASELFSRRAFKGEERSSNCVELIPEILKYAQNLPLAIKVVGSFLCTRDATQWRDALDRLKNNPDNKIMDVLQMSVDGLQHEEKEIFLHIACFFKGEREDYVKRILDACGLYPHIGIQRVIEKSLITIKNQEIHMHDMLQELGKKIVRHRFLGDPASWSRLWQYHDFYQVLTTETIVKFSNLMQGGEASNSSMDYNHNQSRKYDVFISFRGPDTRNKFVDHLSDHLTRKDMPSLHGV, from the exons ATGCAAGGAGCTGAAGCTTCCAATTCTTCCATGGATTATAGTAACAATCAAAGCTGTAGATATGACGTGTTTATCAGTTTCAGAGGTCCTGACACACGCAACAAATTTGTCGACCATCTTTATAATCATCTAACTAGAAAAGGTATTTTTGCCTTCAAGGATGATAAAAGGCTTGAGAAAGGAGAATCCCTTTCCCCGCAACTTCTACGAGCAATTAAAAATTCACGGATTTCTATTGTTGTCTTCTCCGAAAGATATGCCAAGTCCAAGTGGTGTTTGGAAGAGATGGCTACTATTGCTGAATGCCGTATAGAACTCAATCAAAAAGTATTTCCTGTTTTTTATGATATCGATCCATCTGATGTACGAAATCAGAATGGGGTGTACGAGAACACTTTAAATGTAGACAGGATGAGTTCCAAACATGGTTGGAATAAGGCTGTGAGATGGGTGAAGGCTATGCGTGTTTTAGCTAACTTAGTCGGTTGGGATGTCAGGAACAA GCCAGAGTCTATAGAGATAGAAAATATTGTTCAAGCAATAATAAAAACATTGAATCATAAATTCTCAGGGTTTACCACCGATCTTGTTGGGATACAACCTCGCATAGAAGAGTTAGAAAAGCTTCTAAGATTGAGCTCAAAGGATGACGACTTTCGAGTATTGGGAATTTGGGGGATGGGTGGAGTAGGGAAGACAACTCATGCTGCTGTTTTGTATGATAGAATCTCTTATCAGTTTGATGCTTGTTGTTTTATTAATAACACAGGCAAACTTTATATAGATGGTGGTGTTGTTGCTGTACAAAAACAGATTCTTCGTCAAGCTCTAGATGAAAGAAATCTAGACTCATACGATACTGGTGAGATAGCTGGGATTATGATAAATAGACTTCAGAGTGGCATTAAGGTCCTTCTAGTTCTTGACAATGTTGATCAATATGAACAATTGGAGGAATTGGCTATAGATCCTAAGTTGCTTTGCAAAGAAAGTAGAATAATCATAACTACAAGGGACGAGCATATTCTAAGAGTGTATGGGGTggataaaattcacaaagttcccCTGTTGAATAGTAATGATGCTTCTGAACTTTTTAGTAGAAGAGCTTTCAAAGGTGAAGAACGAAGCAGCAATTGTGTTGAGTTGATTCCAGAGATACTAAAATATGCTCAAAATCTTCCATTAGCAATTAAAGTTGTTGGCTCTTTCTTGTGTACTCGAGATGCTACTCAGTGGAGAGATGCTTTGGATAGATTAAAGAACAATCCAGACAATAAAATTATGGACGTGCTCCAGATGAGTGTTGATGGACTACAACATGAGGAGAAGGAAATATTTTTGCACATCGCTTGTTTTTTTAAAGGGGAGAGGGAAGATTATGTAAAGAGAATTCTAGATGCATGTGGATTATACCCTCACATTGGAATTCAAAGAGTCATTGAGAAGTCACTCATTACCATTAAAAACCAAGAGATTCATATGCATGATATGTTACAAGAACTTGGGAAGAAAATCGTCCGGCACCGATTTCTCGGAGACCCAGCATCGTGGAGTAGATTATGGCAATACCATGACTTCTATCAAGTCTTGACAACAGAAACG AttgttaaattttcaaatttgatgCAAGGAGGTGAAGCTTCCAATTCTTCCATGGATTATAATCACAATCAGAGCCGTAAATATGACGTGTTTATCAGTTTCAGAGGTCCTGACACACGCAACAAATTTGTCGACCATCTTTCTGATCATCTAACTAGAAAAG ATATGCCGAGTCTACATGGTGTTTAG